A window of the Brassica oleracea var. oleracea cultivar TO1000 chromosome C1, BOL, whole genome shotgun sequence genome harbors these coding sequences:
- the LOC106297686 gene encoding uncharacterized protein LOC106297686, translated as MVFFMSYPPTRRQMMVSVGFFAAGVSLFAAGAYLSLENIGPQQARVKARNQFVKDRIRKWLDD; from the coding sequence ATGGTGTTCTTTATGTCGTATCCGCCGACACGGCGGCAGATGATGGTGTCTGTTGGGTTTTTCGCGGCGGGTGTTTCTCTCTTCGCAGCCGGAGCGTATCTATCACTCGAAAATATAGGACCGCAGCAAGCTCGCGTCAAGGCTCGGAACCAGTTCGTTAAAGATCGAATCAGGAAATGGCTCGACGATTAG